In Tribolium castaneum strain GA2 chromosome 4, icTriCast1.1, whole genome shotgun sequence, one DNA window encodes the following:
- the LOC656579 gene encoding unconventional myosin-IXa isoform X1, whose translation MSTTENNRYIVQVYVGALSALYEALSVEASKQTTSEEIVSCIVERLLLNENVTYELAEVIGDDFGEDCKERRLAPSENPVQVMMLWPKNRTDQSSYRFYLREKISDFGWQDQFVMDPQLIKDYFHRFLYQPKDREYPDLCQLPDLNEQTLLDNLRARFVAGHIYTYVGSILIALNPFKFYPIYNPKYVKLYQNRKLGPNLPPHIFAVADTAYYCMLKDRKNQCIVISGESGSGKTESTNFLLHHLTALSQKGSHGSGVEQTILSAGPVLEAFGNAKTAHNNNSSRFGKFIQVNYKENGMVHGAVVQKYLLEKSRICSQGRNERNYHVFYYLLEGATEQEKQILHLKTPDQYYYLNKSCHSLENVDESYEFSRLKQSMEMVGFTAEKQRRLFSVLSAVLLLGNVEFQPRRPAYHHDESVGVKNPEVVFLISELLRVKQETLLQALTAKKARASGETLVITYKLPEAIASRDAMAKCLYGALFDWIVLQVNHALLSKKDTLREHQGNSIGVLDIFGFEDFGLNNSFEQLCINYANEHLQYYFNQHVFKYEQEEYRKEGIRWNNIDFMDNTGCLQLIEGKPNGLLCLLDDQCNFPGATNETLLQKFNTVHKDNKFYNKPQKKEGAFIVVHYAGKVKYQVTDMREKNLDLMRQDIVGVLKNSSMAFVRELVGADPVAVFRWAIVRAFFRAYFAFHEAGRKHRQGRVDGNKNNIQQRYQRNHTPNENIISKQRNILSINRLGRNNENNEVPSNNNYNRLSWPQFYQRNRAVGGIASNKTLDDERRRKDSTGNNPNSALERVLCPDEARAIQRANQIVMKNKSFRPRERSKKGLKNLQSVKTLAGRTGITATNQGQLGKARKQPMTVTAQFQQSLHSLMDTLNQANPFFIRCIKSNSNKIPNQFDDETVQRQLRYTGMLETVRIRQAGFNVRLTYDEFIQLYRILLPKGLLSSQNDVRHFLATLNLDRDNYQLGGSKVFLRESEKHKLDCKLHQQIMASIITLQRWFRVCLERRRFLRIKSAVITIQSYCRMFLVQKNIKKLNAVLKIQKAWRGYKCRSDWLKIRGKIVTFQAHCRGFLLRKKLLAVKPSHYENLFNSNDLSRIKDLDSDESGDGELDAHHSRLSLRSTLSLPAHTSPTYFLYNQNNRLENTKKEGVILDESKRKISKTHKTIDYSELDYDPQSHHHRKNSDDSLTSPRQSTESLLSRQKGGPKQWSTQSTDSETFCTHSAPPTVGSFSSEEVFKNEETTKRQLTRAPPVSATGLKSLPPVRRTNRDIIRTSDDKTDVYYGNDHTPNKLEQILGKPEVPSRSVRKTKRGHVKSLGEEVTDSGSLDKSAILGTIEETKTLHKDDLIKPSLTPKRQRHNIALDLRRRNSDPATKASVSDLPTDDFKWQKNSFSIAGHTFRKIHRLQKDDLCAFCGEKVDVFLTHVYKCSNCKKLFHTKCIQNRSVCKMPCDQSCTSSRRKQRKHSRTPYDFGRFNLTGTSEFTDRSDQIITGTEELTLMQQFITDKIMKIESEVGEKPSEVDRVFKQALREFKDNLVQIYSAATKHGFDAGCIRYKDLIMNFMQAMQTVCQREQKENDVDFPVTMGVNAFRGFMNEFMSTRAEEKPNKTKRKKEKKRKLETYKHKGHTFLLTIINIPTACEICNSFFMWPIERGLVCQSCKLTCHKKCYTNATNCNKEEGSECRVFGVPLVSLITENSKVPLVIERLLRTIEMRGSYTEGIYRKSGVSSKIKELKSKMDENPDEVDFEKYQVHVLASVLKCFLREMPEPLLTFECYENFITAANLEDPQDRVATLYDILKKLPPANYDLMERLVFHLARVALHEEVNRMSAASLAIVFAPCVLRTNKVVPAQDSLQDISSQTQCIETIIKEQLRKVRATLDDIDTLDTACQAATNRLSSLRSSKVFSPEELMPSNQPQQQNNDEEHLLVDHIQEIQKEKEHLTSTLPTLTHAMSDDDMLSTDGDGSLDDISCIGDDNNKVRLPVVRSISSGDGTFPVKLKRQLSSDVKVMEDCEDPIMV comes from the exons ATGTCAACGACGGAGAACAACCGGTACATTGTGCAAGTGTACGTGGGGGCCTTGTCGGCGCTCTATGAAGCCTTGTCAGTGGAAGCCAGCAAACAAACCACGTCCGAAGAGATCGTTTCGTGTATTGTGGAACGACTCTTGCTCAATGAAAACGTCACCTATGAGTTGGCCGAAGTCATAGGAGATGACTTTGGAGAGGACTGCAAGGAGCGCCGGTTGGCCCCCTCCGAAAATCCGGTCCAGGTGATGATGCTCTGGCCCAAAAACCGCACGGATCAATCGTCATACAG GTTCTACCTCCGCGAGAAGATAAGCGACTTTGGATGGCAGGACCAGTTCGTAATGGACCCCCAACTCATTAAAGACTACTTCCACCGTTTTCTCTACCAGCCAAAAGACCGGGAATACCCCGATTTATGCCAATTGCCGGACTTGAACGAACAAACATTACTCGACAATCTTCGTGCACGTTTCGTTGCCGGTCACATCTACACATACGTTGGCTCGATTCTAATCGCACTCAATCCGTTCAAATTCTATCCAATTTACAATCCGAAATATGTGAAATTGTACCAAAATCGCAAACTAGGCCCGAATTTACCACCTCATATATTTGCTGTTGCTGACACAGCCTACTACTGTATGCTAAAAGATCGCAAAAACCAATGTATTGTCATAAGTGGCGAAAGTGGTTCGGGAAAAACCGAAAGTACAAATTTTCTCCTCCACCACTTAACCGCCTTAAGTCAGAAAGGTTCACACGGTAGTGGAGTGGAACAGACAATTCTAAGTGCCGGTCCTGTATTGGAAGCATTCGGAAACGCTAAAACAGCACACAATAACAATTCAAGTCGTTTCGGAAAATTCATCCAAGTTAATTACAAAGAAAACGGAATGGTTCATGGAGCCGTTGTCCAGAAATATTTACTTGAAAAATCGCGAATTTGTTCACAAGGGCGCAACGAACGCAATTATCACGTTTTCTACTATTTATTAGAGGGCGCCACCGAACAAGAAAAACAAATCTTGCATTTAAAAACCCCCGATCAGTATTACTACCTGAACAAATCATGTCATTCGTTGGAAAACGTTGACGAAAGTTACGAATTCTCCCGATTGAAACAATCAATGGAGATGGTGGGTTTCACCGCTGAAAAACAACGTCGATTGTTTTCGGTACTTTCCGCTGTGTTGTTGCTAGGCAATGTTGAATTTCAACCACGACGACCGGCGTACCATCACGACGAATCAGTCGGTGTAAAAAATCCCgaagttgtgtttttaatttcggaATTGTTGCGTGTCAAACAAGAGACACTATTGCAAGCTTTAACGGCGAAAAAAGCACGAGCATCGGGGGAAACCCTCGTTATTACGTATAAATTACCCGAAGCTATAGCAAGTCGTGATGCGATGGCTAAATGTTTATATGGAGCACTTTTTGATTGGATTGTTTTGCAAGTGAATCATGCCCTATTGTCCAAGAAGGATACGTTAAGGGAACATCAAGGGAATTCGATTGGTGTTTTGGATATTTTCGGTTTTGAAGATTTCGGATTGAATAATAGCTTCGAACAGTTGTGTATTAATTACGCCAATGAACACTTGCAGTATTATTTTAATCAGCATGTTTTCAAATATGAACAAGAAGAGTACCGGAAGGAGGGAATTCGTTGGAATAACATCGACTTTATGGACAATACCGGATGTCTACAGTTGATTGAAGGCAAACCGAACGGTTTATTGTGTCTTTTGGATGATCAGTGCAA ttttcctGGGGCCACCAACGAGACCCTCCTCCAAAAATTCAACACCGTACACAAAGACAACAAATTCTACAACAAGCCGCAGAAGAAAGAAGGCGCATTTATCGTTGTTCACTATGCTGGTAAAGTGAAATACCAAGTGACCGATATGCGTGAGAAAAATCTCGATTTAATGCGACAAGATATTGTCggtgttttgaaaaatagctCAATGGCATTTGTTCGTGAATTGGTTGGTGCTGATCCTGTTGCAGTATTTCGTTGGGCTATAGTACGGGCATTTTTTCGCGCTTATTTTGCATTTCATGAAGCTGGAAGAAAACATCGACAAGGTCGCGTTGatggaaataaaaacaacatacAACAGCGTTACCAACGCAATCATACCCCTAACGAAAATATTATCAG CAAGCAACGAAACATCCTCTCAATCAATAGACTTGGAAGAAACAACGAAAACAACGAAGTTCCTAGCAATAATAACTATAACAGACTCTCTTGGCCGCAATTTTATCAACGAAATAGAGCTGTAGGAGGCATTGCTAGTAATAAAACACTTGACGATGAACGAAGAAGAAAAGATTCAACAGGAAACAATCCGAATTCGGCATTAGAAAGAGTGCTATGTCCCGACGAAGCAAGAGCCATTCAGAGAGCAAATCAAATTGTAAT GAAGAACAAGTCGTTTCGTCCACGTGAGCGTAGCAAGAAgggtttgaaaaatttgcaatcgGTTAAAACACTTGCCGGTCGTACCGGTATAACTGCAACGAATCAAGGTCAGCTTGGTAAAGCACGTAAACAACCAATGACGGTAACGGCTCAATTTCAACAATCGCTTCATTCGCTCATGGATACGTTGAATCAGGCGAATCCGTTCTTTATTCGTTGTATAAAATcgaatagtaataaaataccgAATCAGTTTGATGATGAAACGGTTCAAAGACAGTTGAGATATACTGGAATGTTGGAAACGGTGAGGATAAGACAGGCCGGTTTTAATGTCCGGTTAACCTACGATGAGTTTATACAATTGTATCGGATTTTGTTACCGAAAGGCTTGCTCAGTTCGCAAAATGATGTGCGACATTTCTTAGCGACGCTTAACTTAGATAGAGATAATTATCAATTGGGTGGCAGTAAAGTGTTTTTGCGCGAATCAGAAAAGCACAAATTAGATTGTAAATTGCATCAACAGATAATGGCAAGTATTATTACGTTGCAAAGATGGTTTCGTGTCTGTTTGGAACGAAGAAGATTTCTCAGGATTAAAAGTGCCGTCATTACGATACAGTCCTACTGTAGAATGTTTCTAGTTcagaaaaatatcaaaaaattgaatgctGTGCTCAAAATACAGAAGGCTTGGAGAGGATACAAGTGCCGCAGCGATTGGTTGAAAATTCGTGGAAAAATCGTCACGTTTCAAGCTCATTGTCGAGGGTTTTTGTTGCGAAAGAAATTGCTTGCCGTTAAA CCTTCCCACTACGAAAATCTCTTCAATTCGAACGATTTGTCACGAATCAAAGATTTGGATTCCGACGA AAGTGGTGACGGAGAATTGGACGCACATCATAGCAGGCTTAGTTTGAGGTCAACTCTATCATTGCCAGCTCATACGTCGCCAACTTATTTTCTTTACAATCAAAATAACCG ATTGGAGAATACAAAAAAGGAGGGTGTTATTCTCGACGAATCAAAACGAAAAATCAGCAAAACACACAAAACGATCGATTATTCCGAACTCGATTACGATCCACAGTCGCATCATCATCGTAAAAACAGTGATGATTCGTTAACATCTCCTCGTCAAAGTACCGAATCACTTTTATCACGTCAGAAAGGTGGTCCAAAACAATGGTCAACACAAAGCACCGATTCGGAAACATTTTGTACACATTCAGCTCCACCAACTGTTGGTAGTTTTTCATCAGAGGaggtgttcaaaaatgagGAAACAACAAAACGACAATTAACACGGGCGCCACCTGTTAGCGCCACTGGATTAAAAAGTCTACCACCGGTACGACGAACAAATCGCGATATCATACGAACAAGTGACGATAAAACAGACGTCTATTATGGAAATGATCACACACCGAACAAATTAGAACAAATTTTGGGTAAACCAGAAGTGCCAAGTCGTAGTGTGCGTAAAACAAAACGTGGTCACGTGAAGAGTTTAGGCGAAGAGGTGACAGACAGTGGAAGTTTGGACAAGAGTGCGATTCTGGGAACAATTGAAGAAACAAAAACTTTACACAAAGACGACTTGATTAAACCATCACTCACACCGAAACGACAACGTCACAATATCGCTTTGGATCTACGACGTAGAAACAGTGATCCGGCAACAAAAGCCAGTGTTAGTGACCTACCAACCGATGATTTCAAATGGCAAAAGAATAGTTTTTCTATTGCCGGACATACGTTCCGTAAAATACATCGTTTGCAAAAAGATGATTTGTGTGCGTTTTGTGGCGAAAAAGTCGATGTTTTTCTCACACATGTCTACAAATGTTCCAATTGCAAGAAACTATTTCATACGAAATGCATCCAAAATCGCAGTGTTTGTAAAATGCCATGCGACCAATCATGTACGAGCAGTAGGCGGAAACAACGCAAACACTCCCGAACACCGTACGATTTTGGCCGATTTAACCTAACCGGAACGTCGGAATTTACCGATCGCAGCGATCAAATTATCACAGGAACTGAAGAACTGACTTTAATGCAACAATTCATCACCGATAAAATCATGAAGATTGAAAGCGAAGTCGGGGAAAAGCCAAGCGAAGTCGACCGTGTTTTCAAGCAAGCGTTGCGTGAGTTTAAAGATAACTTGGTACAGATATACAGTGCGGCCACAAAACACGGGTTCGACGCCGGTTGTATACGATATAAAGACTTGATTATGAATTTCATGCAAGCAATGCAAACGGTTTGTCAAAGGgaacaaaaagaaaacgatGTTGATTTTCCGGTAACAATGGGTGTAAATGCATTCCGTGGCTTCATGAACGAATTCATGTCGACACGAGCCGAAGAAAAACCGAATAAAACCAAacgaaaaaaagagaaaaaacgcaaattgGAAACGTACAAACATAAAGGTCATACGTTCCTTTTGACAATCATTAATATACCGACTGCTTGCGAAATTTGTAACTCGTTTTTCATGTGGCCAATTGAACGCGGTCTCGTGTGTCAATCATGTAAGCTGACGTGTCATAAGAAGTGTTACACTAACGCGACCAATTGCAACAAAGAGGAGGGAAGTGAGTGTCGTGTTTTTGGCGTACCGTTGGTATCACTGATTACGGAAAACAGTAAAGTCCCGCTTGTTATTGAACGTTTGTTGCGTACGATTGAAATGCGTGGTAGTTACACGGAGGGGATTTACCGAAAATCGGGCGTTAGTTCGAAAATCAAAGAACTCAAATCGAAAATGGACGAAAATCCGGACGAAgtcgattttgaaaaatatcaagTGCACGTGCTCGCTTCAGTCCTCAAATGTTTCCTTCGCGAAATGCCAGAACCATTGCTCACGTTTGAATGCTATGAGAATTTCATCACTGCTGCCAACCTCGAGGATCCACAAGATCGCGTAGCAACGTTATacgatattttgaaaaaattgccgCCGGCTAACTATGATTTAATGGAACGGTTAGTGTTTCATTTGGCACGTGTTGCCCTACATGAGGAAGTTAATCGAATGAGTGCTGCCTCCCTTGCGATTGTTTTCGCACCGTGCGTTTTACGAACTAATAAAGTTGTGCCGGCTCAAGATAGTTTGCAAGATATCAGCAGTCAAACGCAATGCATTGAAACTATAATTAAGGAACAGTTGCGTAAAGTTCGCGCCACCCTTGACGATATCGATACTCTTGATACGGCATGTCAAGCCGCAACTAATCGTTTATCGTCGCTAAGAAGTTCCAAAGTGTTCAGTCCAGAAGAGTTAATGCCGAGTAATCAACCACAGCAGCAAAATAACGATGAGGAGCATCTTCTAGTGGACCACATCCAGGAGATTCAGAAGGAGAAGGAACATTTGACGTCGACGTTGCCCACACTAACACATGCCATGTCCGATGATGATATGTTGTCGACTGATGGTGATGGTAGTTTGGATGATATTTCGTGCATTGGTGATGATAATAATAAGGTTAGATTACCAGTTGTTCGATCCATCTCGAGTGGCGATGGTACGTTTCCGGTTAAATTGAAAAGACAATTGTCGTCGGATGTTAAAGTTATGGAAGATTGTGAGGATCCGATTATGGTGTAA